In one window of Schistosoma mansoni, WGS project CABG00000000 data, supercontig 0740, strain Puerto Rico, whole genome shotgun sequence DNA:
- a CDS encoding ER lumen protein retaining receptor, putative, with amino-acid sequence MNVFRLLGDLSHLAALIILLLKIRSSRSCKGLSGKTQIMFALVFTTRYVDLFIYYISAYNTIMKITFIALSYLTVYFIYVKFKATLDTNDHLFRLPYFVIPIGGLACLVNHKFEILEVLWTFSIYLESVAILPQLFMISSTGEAETITAHYLFALGSYRALYLVNWIYRYYVEDVYDLVAIVAGCVQTLLYIDFFYLYVTRGKKSGLYFCS; translated from the exons ATGAATGTCTTTAGACTGTTAGGGGATCTTTCCCACCTTGCAGCACTCATAATATTGTTACTAAAAATTCGTTCTTCTCGTTCGTGCAAGG GTCTCTCAGGAAAAACTCAAATTATGTTTGCATTGGTGTTTACTACGCGATATGTTGACTTGTTCATATACTACATATCTGCATACAACACAATAATGAAGATAACGTTTATTGCGCTGTCATATTTAACGGTTTACTTCATTTATGTAAAGTTCAAGGCAACTCTAGATACAAATGATCATTTGTTTCGTCTTCCCTATTTTGTAATCCCCATCGGAGGCCTCGCATGTCTTGTCAACCATAAGTTTGAGATTTTGGAA GTACTGTGGACATTCTCTATATATCTGGAATCAGTTGCTATTTTGCCTCAGTTATTTATGATCAGTAGCACAGGTGAAGCGGAAACGATAACTGCGCATTATTTATTCGCATTGGGATCTTATCGTGCCTTGTATTTGGTCAATTGGATATACCGATATTACGTGGAAGATGTTTATGACTTGGTAGCTATTGTAGCTGGATGTGTCCAGACACTATTATACATTGATTTCTTCTACCTTTATGTCACTAGAGGTAAGAAGTCCGGTTTATATTTTTGCTCTTAG